From one Nothobranchius furzeri strain GRZ-AD chromosome 2, NfurGRZ-RIMD1, whole genome shotgun sequence genomic stretch:
- the LOC107377365 gene encoding claudin domain-containing protein 1 has protein sequence MVDNRYATALVIASVLSLLATVYLSVAVGTQHWYQYSSPTVRGEANVSELRSLYEEFMTGEFDEKTYSDTLFRLNGTAGLWWRCVLVPGSPRWYKEPDVKLTLECRNFTLPEQFTPKYKEPGNHNSGEDMLRTYLWRCQFLLPLVSLGLVALAGLTGFFACLCRSLTPTLFIGVLHLLAGLCTLATVCCYLAGMDLLHRVSMLPDKVDGSLGWSLYLALISSPLHMMAAALLVWAARSHSQNYYRMTAYRVA, from the exons ATGGTTGACAACCGCTACGCCACGGCTCTAGTGATCGCCAGCGTGCTGAGCCTGCTGGCCACCGTGTACCTGTCAGTAGCCGTGGGAACGCAGCACTGGTACCAGTACAGCAGCCCCACCGTGCGCGGAGAGGCCAACGTGTCCGAGCTGCGCTCCCTGTACGAGGAGTTCATGACCGGGGAGTTTGACGAGAAGACCTACAGCGACACTCTGTTCCGCCTGAACGGGACCGCGGGCCTGTGGTGGCGGTGTGTGCTGGTCCCTGGCTCCCCTCGCTGGTACAAAGAGCCAG ATGTCAAGCTGACGCTGGAGTGCAGAAACTTCACTCTCCCTGAGCAGTTCACTCCCAAATACAAAGAACCAGGGAACCACAACAGTGGAGAGGACATGCTGCGCACAT ATCTGTGGAGGTGCCAGTTCCTGTTGCCCTTGGTGTCTCTGGGTTTAGTTGCGCTAGCAGGCCTGACGGGTTTCTTCGCCTGTCTCTGTCGAAGCCTCACCCCGACTCTGTTTATAGGAGTTCTTCACCTACTGGCTG GACTGTGCACCTTAGCCACAGTGTGCTGCTACCTGGCTGGGATGGACCTGCTCCACCGGGTCTCGATGCTTCCCGACAAGGTGGACGGGTCTCTGGGCTGGTCCCTCTACCTGGCCCTCATATCCTCGCCCCTGCACATGATGGCCGCTGCGCTTCTGGTGTGGGCGGCGCGCAGCCACAGTCAGAACTACTATCGTATGACTGCCTATCGAGTGGCCTAG